The genomic segment AGAGGTGTTTCTTTGTGGCGGGCTTCAGAATGTTCGATTCCAAGTGCCCAGACTACTGCCAGGAAGCCAGTCATCTCCACTTCGACGATAATAGAGCACCGCATCTTGGGAAGATTTCCTGTTTCGGCGAGTAAGGCTGTACTGATATTGTTGATTGTGGCTTCGGATGGCGGAGAATACAATATAATAGACGCTGCTGAAATAATGGCACATACCTGCTATACGCTCGAGCTGCAATCAATTGTGACCCCAACTCGTTTCCGGGCTGGCGTATCGCCAGTCTCTGGTTTCCGTCAGGCCATGGCCTGAGCTGTCTTGGCCCTGCCGAGCTTGCCCAATATGGAAACAAGCGCGATGGCTTCCACATGCCAGCGTGAAGCTGCAAGCCGCAACGTGGCTGTCACGAGGCAGAGATCGGGGCTGCCGTAGTATAACGCCGCATATTAGGACCCTTCGTCTTCActtgctgcagctcgcagaCTTTTACGAGGCTAAGGTGGCTGTTTGTCTTTACGCCAATGCATCGAAAAGGACACCAGCGCGGCAAGGCTGGCTGAGTGACGCTTGGACGAGACTGTCCGGCGGCCGACGACTACAGCAAAGGCTGTTTTTCCGGAACGCGCCCATCTTCATAGCTTCAGCTGGATGGCATTGCAAACGACTCAAAGTACGGCTCGCATGCATTAATCTGGAGCAACAATGGAAGGCTCCAAAGGGAGAAATCGAAGGGCAGTTCATCTAATAGAAAGCATGCACGTCTGCCGTGCTGCATGCAAAATTCGATGTATCCAGCTTCTTTCAGTGCCGTTGTACAACGATCTACTAGGACATAGTGTGCGACGAGTGCTTATACAGCTTGACCAGCATGTTACTTCGGACGAAGGAGACAGCATGTGCCCGTTCAGTCCCGCCGCGGGAGGGTTCCCAGCCCACTTGCAATATCAAGACTTCAGCTTCTAGATACAACTCATGTTCACAATCATGCGAAGTCTGAGAACTCCTTGCAGTCTCCAAACCCTCAAAAGTGATTCATTCTCTTGCACCTGGCACATTGAGCTGATCCACGCATCTTCAGGAAGTGAGAGGCACAATACTGTCACCTTGTGCCAAGCTGACATGAATACAGTTGGCGGTGATCGAATTCACAAAGAAAGTACCCATGCTTCGGCGACAGCTCATGGCCAAGCAAGATCTCGATGCTAACGTTCTGCTCGCGAGCATTGAGAAAGCGTTCTCTTGCTTCCACCACAAATGGTCGCTTTTGTGGTAGGTGCCTGGAAATATGTGGTTTGTCATGCGTACGTTGACAAATAATTCGTGTTCTCAATCGTAGTTGGGTCTTGCTACATTACCGATGTCAGGATGCTGCTGCGCAGATGCTGTCTACTACGAAAGGTAGGGGGCGCCGGTATGTTGGTTGCCCAACGATGTTACGCTCCTGCCCCCGCATCCTTCAACATCTGCACAATGGTCTCATGGCCTGCGGCCATGGCTAAATGTAGCGCGGTATCAGAAGTTCCTCGCCGAGCGTGCACATCCGCTCCGGCGTCcaacagcagctgcacgatCTTCGCTTGGCCCTTCGAAGCTGCCAGTTGTAGCGGGGTCTGCAATCGCTCTTCGATGCCAATTCTTCCGCCAAAATTAACGTCAGCCCCGGCGTCGAGAAGTAGCTGCACTACTTCCTCCTGTCCACTCCGTGATGCGGCGTGCAGCGCGGTATTGTCGGTTCCCTCGGAATAAGCATTGGCATTCGCCCCGCGCTCCAACAACATCTGAACAATTGCGTGGTAGCCATTACCGGCTGCTACTTTCAGCGCAGTGCTACGAAGACCTTCATCGGCGTTGGCGTCCGCTCCATAACGTAACAACGCCTCGACTACATAGACGTGGCCATTGGCAGATGCTGCTTGGAGGGCGTTGTCGTGATATCCACCTTGAGCGTTCAGGTCCGCTCCAGCATCTAGCAACATCCGGACTATATGGACGTGGCCATTGACAGATGCTGCTTGGAGGGCATTGTCATACTGTCCTCCTTGAGCATTCACGTCTGCACCGTCAGTCAGAAGATCTTTTACTACTGCGCCGAGACCTAGGAAGCTTGCATAATAGAGACCTGACCCGATACTTTCAAGCGGCTCAAAAGAATCTCTCCACGGCGCATCCGGTTGAAAAACGAGGAGCCAGTCCCTCATTGCCGGTGAGGTAAGCAATCTTATTTCGTCAATAGGCTGGCCGGGCTGCGCGCGAGATGCATGGTAGGACCAGTGTTGTGCTGCATATTCGAGTAGCGGGAAGGAGACCAGATCCTCTGGTGTGCACGTTTTCTCGCTGCTCTGACTGTAATGTATAAGGTAAATTATACAGCTCTGAGCGATGATTGTGTGCTCGCGAGCACTGTCGAGGTGAAACTTCCGCGCATCTCCAGCGAGCGAGCGTTTCGACTCCAAGAATTCCAAAATAGAGAAGTGTGCCAATCGGATGATGGTATCCTTTGAAATGTAAGTTGGTAAGTCCAAAGCAGGAGTGGTACCTGATTGAATATCATCGAGATCATTGTATGCCTCATCCTTGGACATAACGCTCGGTTTAGCCAGTGCATCGCTGCCGCCTTCAGATTGCGAACCGGCACTCTGTACGACAACTAACCCCGAGAGTATCTCTAACGCGTCGTCCAATCTTGGACGTTGGTCCGTCTCTACAAGTCCTGGGTCCGTCATGAAGTCGATAATGGTGACTTCTGCAAGCTCCCGGAGATGCACAGGAGGTTGAGCGTAGGCGAGCCATCGAAGCATCTTTAGCCCGTCACTGGCAAAGTCTGCAGAAACTCCAAGCAACAT from the Cercospora beticola chromosome 9, complete sequence genome contains:
- a CDS encoding uncharacterized protein (antiSMASH:Cluster_10), translating into MMLARDMGPDPAPAAALSRWLSDDDCHVTTEEIVAAGEVQFFDDPITDIPRYPAIPDDEYFDPADRTEDQESVAEEETEMRAEQLREITAWLSPPDFEMAYNSAIVLHESSTGQWFLRSDRYLDWKFGLTHHLWLNGKPGCGKTTLCSLAIRDIRAYCQHRPGNGYAFFYISFSNDATFGKMSLLRSLIVQLGVKGRAVSVLLQLYDNLSRSHPGEAELEYILSLCFEAYDQIYVCVDALDECPEDYDRLHKMIECLQRLSQTGQNVKFLLTSREMPHIRSAMIRLGAESVNIPTQATNEDIRQYVTTTLSRDPRLSRLNEETKALIEQTISQRADGMFRWAYCQLFELKKMRSLKSSLVRRLLDDLPRTLDATYERMLLGVSADFASDGLKMLRWLAYAQPPVHLRELAEVTIIDFMTDPGLVETDQRPRLDDALEILSGLVVVQSAGSQSEGGSDALAKPSVMSKDEAYNDLDDIQSGTTPALDLPTYISKDTIIRLAHFSILEFLESKRSLAGDARKFHLDSAREHTIIAQSCIIYLIHYSQSSEKTCTPEDLVSFPLLEYAAQHWSYHASRAQPGQPIDEIRLLTSPAMRDWLLVFQPDAPWRDSFEPLESIGSGLYYASFLGLGAVVKDLLTDGADVNAQGGQYDNALQAASVNGHVHIVRMLLDAGADLNAQGGYHDNALQAASANGHVYVVEALLRYGADANADEGLRSTALKVAAGNGYHAIVQMLLERGANANAYSEGTDNTALHAASRSGQEEVVQLLLDAGADVNFGGRIGIEERLQTPLQLAASKGQAKIVQLLLDAGADVHARRGTSDTALHLAMAAGHETIVQMLKDAGAGA